The Tamandua tetradactyla isolate mTamTet1 chromosome 13, mTamTet1.pri, whole genome shotgun sequence genome segment tggcaggaatggttttggtcagGGTAGATTCTTATTTTAATAATGGGTTATAATTTGTTActatcatcatttctttttcttttttgggggtacatggtccaggaatcgaacccggatctcccacatgaaaggcgagcatttaGATTCTAAAACTGAACACATGTATAAGAGACCAAAAATGCATATTCAAGGGCATTTATCTTCTCATCAGCCTCACCGATTCCAAACAAGACCCAGCCATCATCTTCCCTTGCCTGGATTATTTCAAAAGCCTCCTAACTGGTCCTCCTCCTGCCAGGATGATCTCTCTATAGTTTCTTCTCCATACAGTAGTCAGaattagaacaaaacaaaactctgatCATATTACTCTCCTGCTCATAACACTCCACCCactaagaatgaaataaaaaattctcaacCTGGTTTCTTTCTAGGCCCCAAAGTATTTGGCTTCATCTCTAACCTCATTTGCCTCAACGTTCCCCCTTACTCACAGGACAGGGGCACCCCAGCCAAAGTGTCTTGGTAcctgcttttctcttccaggtattCAAATGGCTTGCGATGGTCTTCATTTAGGCCTCTACTCAAGTCTCGTCTTCAGGGAAGCCTTCCCTAATTATCTTATCCAACAAGTGTTGGATCCTATCCATCACTTATTGCTGACATATCGtatattcatctatttatttgttgtcagtttcctcttcttaaatgtaagctccatgaggacagggactTATTGTTTTCTGCTGTAGCCCCAGTGCCCAGAATACTTCCCAGGATATCATGAGCTCTTAAAtgcttgttgagtgaatgaaataACGTTCACTCATTGACTTTTTCCAGGATTTCCTCTCATCCTTCTCTTTGCATATTCTAGCTTATTCTCACTCTTTAAATCTCACCTTACATGTCACCTCCTTAGAGAAGCCTTTCCTGATTATCCTGTTCTAAGTAAGTTCCATTACCctactctcattttttttttatcttagccTCTGATTTCTGCTGCAGTACTTATATCAACTTCCCTTTATCTGTTTGCCTGTTGCCCCACTCTCCATGGCTCCTGAGTAAAATGTAagccccatgagggcagggactacCATATTCTCTCATCACCACTGTCTCCTCAGAGACTAGAACAGTTCCTGGCAAATAACAGCACTCAAAAAATGTATTGGATAAACTTTTAATAGCTAACAACttgaaataatccaagtgccatAGAAAACAGGGGAGCTTTAAAGAATGAGGTTGCTCTATGTACAGTGGCATGGAATGACATCTAAGGTATAGTTAGTATAAAATGCACCAGGCAGAACAGTGCAATCCCTTTCATGTAATTAATACTATCGTTCATGGAAAGAAACACTGGAAAAATAACAGATTAGATCCCAGTGATCATCTGAAGGTGAGGGGAATTAAAAGACTGACTTTCTACATTATATAGGTCTTATATtgcaaacttcttttttttaaaacgaACACTAACACTTGAGCACAGTACacgccaggcactgtgctaaacactTGCAGGCTTTCATGACATCCTTTCAATAACCTTGTGAGATAGGTACTGAGGTCATCATTCCcatttgtagatgaggaaactcatTCTGGGACGTTAAGTAATTcaccccaggtcacacagcagatCGATCTCACAATATACCACGTTcctgtatttttataattaaaaaaaaagaataggaaagtCAGATGAAACTAGGAGTAATAAGAGCTCAGGATTCAGGCTTTATGCAAAAGGTGTCAGGCAAATTTGACTCTGAGCTCCCTGGAAGCCAGGACAAAGAGGAAAATGTGATTGGTTAATAAGATCCTTGGCCCTTAAAAGATAAAAGCAAGCTACTGATCAGGAGAAACACCTTTCCCAACTGCTGAGGTTTGAGAGAACTTCTCCCTGGAGCACATTAGCATGACAATGCGTGGTCAGGTAGCCTACAGCTTCAGTACACACCTGCATACCCAGGTAGCTGTTAGCCAGCTACAAGGGGAAATTCAGTAGAAGTGATTTCACAGGgggctgttctggtttgctagctgccggaatgcaacacaccagagacggattggcttttaataaaaggggatttatttcattagttcttcagaggaaaggcagctaactttcaactgaggttccttcttacgtgggaaggcacagtgcCTTCAGCACTAATCAGTCTTCCACATTGGCTGGGTTGGTTTTAAGGCCCctttacatataaagaaacaggctcagagagccAAAAGTTGCATAGAAAATGTCACAGCCAGTCCTAAACTCAGCTCTCGGGTCCCTTTCCCCAGCCAATGCCTAACACACTTCAACAATAAACCTCACGCCCTCTTGGGCGGTGCTCCTCAGGGCCAAGGAAGGCCAGCAGAGCTACCCGCTTGCATAGAGGAgagctgggggagaggggcaCACAAGTCTCCGGAGGTTCAGCTAACTTCACCTCCTTCCGTCCCTCCCGTTTCCTCGGACACCGGGTGGGGAGGTAATGCTCCCATTAAACAGATCGGGGAACACTCCACCTCCAGGCATTAAAATGACTCACAGCATACACTTGACTTCATTCgtttatttacttttcattacAAGCTGGGGATCATTGTCCCTGAGCTTGGGGAGCGGATGTGAGGGAAGCTTTgctgaggagaggagaggaagaaaaggaaagttgGGGCTTGCTGCAGCGCAGGCTTCTTGGGCTGGGGCGGGGAATAAAGAgaagaggaggggtggggggaaggaggcAAAAGAGGGTGCAGGCCCTTCCTCCAAACCCGTCTTGAAGGAAACTGAACACCCAGAGATGAACTTGATCTCTTCTTGCCCATCCCCCTTGTCCAGCAATTGATGTGGGAAAAGTCAAGAAGTGCAGGAGGGGCGCGGGGGTGCGGAGGGGGCAATGTCGGGGTCTTGGTAAAAAAGCACAAAGACAGGTACCCTCAGCTCCGGCGCACGGTGGGGGAAGCGGCCTCTCAGCTCCTCTCCGGGTGGCGGCGGGAAGCGCAGGGAACGAGAATCGTGCGCAAGGTCATCCGACgccctcagctcaggcctttCCTCCTCTTCCCGCGGCCGCGCTCCGCGGCTTCCGCGGCTGGGCTGCTGTGGACGCTGCGGGAGTCGCCGCCGCCGCTGGCCAGGCGACGCCGCACGCGCCTTTCCACGCGGTTCTCGGGCTCGGGCACGCGCGGCGCAGCCTGCAGCAGAAACTGGCCGCGGCGGTAGGTGATGCGCACGTCGGTGTGCGGAAATGTGCCGTACGCGCGCCGCAGCTCTCGGCGCACGAAGTCCGGCAGGTGGAGGCGCGGGCCCACCGCGCGCTCCACGTAGCCCCAGCGCAGCTCGGCTTGCAGGCTGCCGCCTTCCGGCCACGGCGTCCAGGTCTCGGCCTCCACGGTCTCTGTCGCCGAGAGGGGTTGCAGCTCCGGCCCCACGTAGCCGGCGGCGGGGAACGGCGTGTATGGGGCGGTAGCGTAGGCCTGAGGGAAGGCCCACCAGGGTTGCATGGCCGCCAGGGGCGTGCCGGGGCCATAGAAGAGGTGGTACTCTCGCGGGGCGGCGCACTCACCGCAGGGGCGGCTGCAGAAGTTGTGGCTCTGGATAGGGGGCAGCAGCAGAGGGGTGGACAGGTAGGTGTAGGTGAGGGGCTGCAGCGGAGGCCAGAGGCCTTCCCCGGGCGGCAGGCAGCTGTATGAGTACATGCTCTGAACCTCAGGCAGCGGGCATTTTTGCTGGGGCCTCCTCGTGCATCAGAGCTGTGGGGCGGGGGACAGAGGGGGCTAGGAGGCACAGACTTTGTTgttactaccaccaccaccatcgaGGCCTCAGGTTCATGGCAGGGGCCCATTGTACCTAATGGCTTTTAGTAATTCTTTCAAAATCAGGTGTTCAGCTCCCCAACCTTGACCTCTTGTCCCAGAGCTGGGCCTGAACCCCATGCTCCCAGCTATCAATAAGACCCAAGGCCTTTTCAACCCTGATGTGTTCTGCCCAGGTAGCCCCCCACTTACTTGTCTCCTTCAGCCTGGGGAAGCTGGTCCCCAGCGTTTGGGGCAGCCAGAAGGATGCAGAGCAGAGCTCCTCTCCACCACTTTTTAGTTGAGCTGCCTCCTGCTCCATGCCCTGCCTTAGCCTTGCCTCCCGGTTTCTAGGCAAAGGGAAACACCTTGAGCTGGCTAGAAGCCAGCCAGTCTGTGTTGACATCTGTGTGAGTCTCCTGGTCAGTCTGGCCCCAACCTAGAAGTTGAACCTTATTTGTGCTCAGGGATTGCCGCCCTGCAACATACATTGAGGACTTTCCAACTTCCTTTCCAATCAGGTTAACTCCCTGTTCACACCCCAACCTCCCAGCTTTTCCAGTTGGGTTGTGTTATCCTAATATTTGCATGAAGCTCTTACATGCCAGGCATGACTTAAATTGTTTATGAGCATCTAACATCAAGTTTATATCAATCCTAACACAGGTACTAATATTCTTCAGGTTGGTACACAGTAAGTATACTCAATGTATGGGAATCTACTTTGAGTACATGTAGATTAAGTAAACTTGTCCAAATTCACAGCTAGTTCGGGTGAGGGCAAAATTCTACCCTGTTATCTATCTCAAAGAGTTATGTTCATACTATTTGCATTATTGCCAATCTGTGCTAGGGTTTCTTGTAGACTGTCTCACACTCCTCTCACTCTAGATTGTTAGATAAGCtccagtaattcttttttttttcaatatcaatggtggcaattttttttattaattaaagaaaaaaattaacacaacatttagaaatcattccattctacatatgcaatcagtaattcttaacatcatcacatacatgcatgatcatcatttcttagtatatttgcatcgatttaggaaaagaactagcaaaacaacagaaaaagatatagaatgttaatatagagaaaaaacaacaataataataataataaaagaaaaggaaaaagaaaacaaaagacacaaacaaacaaacaaacaaacaaaaaactatagctcagatgcagcttcattcagtgttttaacatgattactttacaattaggtattattgtgctgtccatttttgagtttttgtatctagtcctgttgcacagtctgtatcccttcagctccaattacccattatcttaccctatttctaactcctgatggtctctgttaccaatgacatattccaagtttattctcgaatgtcggttcacatcagtgggaccatacggtatttgtcctttagtttttggctagtctcactcagcataaagttctctaggtccatccatgttattacatgcttcataagtttattctgtcttaaagctgcataatattccatcgtatgtatataccacagtttgtttagccactcgtctgttgatggagattttggctgtttccatctctttgcaactgtaaataatgctgctataaacattggtgtgcaaatgtcagtttgtgtctttgcccttaagtcctctgagtagatacctagcaatggtattgctgggtcgtatggcaattctatattcagttttttgagtaaccgccaaactgccttccacagtggttgcaccatttgacattcccaccaacagcggataagtgtgcctctttctccgcatcctctccagcacttgtcattttctgttttgttgataatggccattctggtgggtgtgagatgatatctcattgtggttttgatttgcatttctctaatggccagggacattgagcatctcttcatgtgcctcttggccatctgtatttcctcttctgagaggtgtctgttcaagtctttttcccattttgtaattgggttggctgtctttttgttgttgagttgaacaatctctttataaattctggatactagacctttatctgatatgtcatttccaaatattgtctcccattgtgtaggctgtctttctactttcttgatgaagttctttgatgcacaaaagtgtttaattttgaggagctcccatttatttatttatttcttcagtgctcttgctttaggtttaaggtccataaaaccgcctccacttgtaagtttcataagatatgtccctatattttcctctaactgttttatggtcttagacctaatgtttagatctttgatccattttgagttaacttttgtatagggtgtgagatacgggtcctctttcattcttttgcatatggatatccagttctctaggcaccatttattgaagagactgttctgtcccaggtgagttggcttgactgccttatcaaagatcaaatgtccatagatgagagggtctatatctgagcattctattcgattccattggtcgatatatctatctttatgccagtaccatgctgttttgaccactgtggcttcataatatgccttaaagtcaggcagcgtgagacctccagcttcgttttttttcctcaagatacttttagcaattccgggcaccctgcccttccagataaatttgcttattggtttttctttttctgaaaaataagttgttgggattttgattggtattgcattgaatctgtaaatcaatttaggtaggattgacatcttaactatatttagtcttccaatccatgaacacggtatgcccttccatctatttaggtcttctgtgatttctttgaacagttttttgtagttttctttgtataggttttttgtctctttagttaaatttattcctaggtattttattcttttagttgcaattgtaaatgggattcgtttcttgatttccccctcagcttgttcattgctagtgtatagaaatgctacagatttttgaatgttgatcttgtaacctgctactttgctgtactcatttattagctctagtagttttgttgtggatttttccaggttttcgacgtatagtatcatatcatctgcaacagtgatagttttacttcttcctttccaattttgatgccttgtatttctttttcttgtctaattgctctggctagaacctccaacacgatgttgaatagtagtggtgataatggacatccttgtcttgttcctgatcttagggggaaagttttcaatttttccccattgaggatgatattagctgtgggtttttcatatattccctctatcattttaaggaagttcccttgtattcctatcttttgaagtgttttcaacaggaaaggatgttgaatcttgtcgaatgccttctctgcatcaattgagatgatcatgtgatttttctgctttgatttgttgatatggtgtattacattaattgattttcttatgttgaaccatccttgcatacctgggatgaatcctacttggtcatgatgcataattcttttaatgtgttgctggattcgatttgctagaattttgttgaggatttttgcatctatattcattagagagattggtctgtagttttctttttttgtaatatctttgcctggttttggtatgagggtgatgttggcttcatagaatgaattaggtagctttccctgcacttcagtttttttgaagagtttgaggagagttggtactaattctttctggaatgtttggtagaattcacatatgaagccgtctgatcctggacttttcttttaagggagcttttgaatgactgattcaatttctttatttgtgattggtttgttgaggtcatctatttcttcttgagtcaaagttggttgttcatgtctttccaggaacccgtccatttcatctaaattgttgtgtttattagcgtaaagttgttcatagtatcctgttattacctcctttatttctgtgaggtcaatggttatgtctcctcttccatttctgatcttatttatttgcatcctctctcttcttctttttgtcaatcttgctaagggcccatcaatcttattgattttctcatagaaccaacttctggtcttattgattttctctattgttttcatgttttcaatttcatttatttctgctttaatctttgttatttctttccttttgcttgctttggggttagtttgctgttctttctccagttctgccaagtggacagttaattcctgaatttttgccttttcttcttttctgatataggcatttagggcaataaatttccctcttagcactgcctttgctgcgtcccataggttttgatatgttgtgttttcattttcattcgcctcgagatatttactaatttctcttgcaatttcttccttgacccactcgttaagagtgtgttgttgagcctccacgtatttgtgaattttctggccctccgcctattattgatttccaacttcattcctttatgatccgagaaagtgttgtgtatgatttcaatctttttaaatttgttaagacttgctttgtgacccagcatatgctctatctttgagaatgatccatgagcacttgagaaaaaggtgtatcctgctgttgtgggatgtaatgtcctataaatgtctgttaagtctagctcctttatagtaatattcagattctctatttctttattgatcctctgtctagatgttctgtccattgatgagagtggtgaattgaagtctccaactattatggtatatgggtctatttcccttttcagtgtttgcagtatattcctcatatattttggggcattctggttcagtgcataaatatttatgattgttatgtcttcttgtttaattgttccttttattagtatatagtgtccttctttgtctcttttaactgttttacatttgaagtctaatttgttggatattagtatagctactcctgctcttttctggttgttatttgcatgaaatatcttttcccaacctttcactttcaacctatgtttatctttgggtctaagatgtgtttcctgtagacagcatatagaaggatcctgttttttaatccattctgccagtctatgctttttgattggggaattcagcccattaacatttagtgttattactgtttggataatattttcctctaccattttgccttttgtattatatatatcatatctgattttccttctttctacactcttctccatacctctctcttctgtcttttcggttctgactctagtgctccctttagtatttcttgcagagctggtctcttggtcacaaattctctcagtgactttttgtctgaaaatgttttcatttctccctcatttttgaaggacaatttgctggatatagaagtcttggttggcagtttttctcttttagtaatttaaatatatcatcccactgtcttctagcttccatggtttctgctgagaaatctacacatagtcttattgggtt includes the following:
- the C13H10orf95 gene encoding uncharacterized protein C10orf95 homolog, with product MYSYSCLPPGEGLWPPLQPLTYTYLSTPLLLPPIQSHNFCSRPCGECAAPREYHLFYGPGTPLAAMQPWWAFPQAYATAPYTPFPAAGYVGPELQPLSATETVEAETWTPWPEGGSLQAELRWGYVERAVGPRLHLPDFVRRELRRAYGTFPHTDVRITYRRGQFLLQAAPRVPEPENRVERRVRRRLASGGGDSRSVHSSPAAEAAERGRGKRRKGLS